The sequence TTTCTTTATCATATTCATTTAATACTATATACTTATCTAACTTTGGTATATATTTATTAAATATTTCATCTTGATGCCAATAATATCTAAACGGATTTTTTAGATATGCATCATAAGAATTATGTTGCCATCCTATAGTTTTTGCCTTTAGTTTATCAGAAATCACGCCAAGTAATATACTGTATACTCCTTCAACACCTACAACAATATCAAACTCTCTTGAATTAATATAATCAATAAACCTATTTTGAATCTGTTTAGGATAATAGAAGTTTACTGTCAATGATACCATATCTTTTTTATTAAGTAAATTTGTTTTATTATTTATTTCCCTACCTATCCTACCTATGAGTCTCGTAAAAGACTTTTTTGAGAGCAGAGTTGTTTTAATTTCAACTTTTACTCTCTTATCTAAATTATAAATTGCTCGATCTACGGGAAATTCATCTGACAGACATACTATACTTACATCATGTTCTTCACTTAATTTGCTAGCTATTACTGACGCTACTCTCTGAACGCCACCCAGATTAAAAACAGTACTTGTTATAAAACAAATTTTCATATCATTATTCCCCTATTTATTTTAATTAGGTTTTATACCGAATTTTTTTTACTTCATTTATATATTTATAATCATAAAAAATGTAGATATTGTCAATAAAATATCTACCATACACTCCCATCACTACATTTATGATTTCAAAAAGCCTTATGTAATAATCTTAATTTAAAAAGTATCAATTTTATTTTTGCTCTTTTATTTGTTTTTATTTTAAAAATTATATTCCATAATTTCAAAGCTTTTATTTCACATTTCTTATATATCTCTTCATTACACTTTCTACCCAAGTTAACATAATCATGAATTTGAGAAGTTTGTGAATCTGCAATAAAACTATAGAATTTACTTTCAGCTACTTCTATATTATTTTCAACTATATAATTAATTATTGTTTTTACTGCAACATTAAAATCTTCTATTTGTTTTATATTTTTTCTATGCAAATTTGAATTTTGCCTCTGCCTATAAAAATATAATGGTTCATTTATAAAAACAATTTTATTAGCAACACTTACCTGTTCAAAAACTGGAGCCCAGTCTTGTATAAGCCGACCTTCTGCAAAATGCATTTTATATTTCATTACGTTCTCAGTAATGAATAGCTTATTCCACAAGTATCCCTTAACTTCCAAATCTAACATCCTATTCATAACTTCATAACTACAATATTGTTTTTGTTCTTCTACATCATGCACAAATTGTCTATTACTATCATTGTTCTCATAATCATATACCTTTTCATATCCACACATCACAATATCAGCCGATGCTCTTTCAGCTCTGTCATACATTTTTTGAAACATATCTTCTCGTATATAATCATCTGGATCTAAAAATAAAGTATATTTACCTTTTATAAAAGGTATTGCAGTATTTCTAGCTACTGATACCCCTGCATTTTCTTGCTTAATGTAGATAGTTTTATCTTTATACAGATCTACGTATTTTTTTATTATTCCTTCGGAGTTATCTGTAGACCCATCATTAACTATTATTATATTAAAGTCTTCAAAAGTTTGCTTATATATAGATGCCAACATCTCATCTAAATACTTTTCAACATTATATACTGGTACAATTACACTAATTGCCAAACTACTCATATTATTCAACCCTTCAACTTCTTTATTTTAGATTCTATTTAAGCTTATATCTTAATTTCTTTAGTATTGGTAATAACCTAATTTTCCACAACAAATAATTTATCTTATATCTACCATCTGCATATTTATTGCATATAACTTCCCTGAATGTATATTTAGGAACATTATAATATACTTCGCTATAATCCTGATAAATATCTACTGTCTTAAATTTTTTGTATCTAATATATAAGTCAAAACTTGTACTTGAATATAATATATTGAAACAGCTTAATAATTCCTCATTAAAATTTTCTTCATTTTTATATTCTCTATTTACTTTTTCTATTGCAATATTAAAATCTTGTACATGTTTTAATGTACACCCACTTGTTATATTATTTTTTCGTTGTCTATATAAGTATAGTGGTTCTTTTATTACTTCCATAGTTTTTACTTTCGTTAATATGCTAAACATAGGATAAATATCTTCATAATATTTTCCTTCTTCATATCTTATTCCATCAAATAGATATCTTTTGTATATTTTATTCCAAGCAAACCCCTTAACATTATAGGTAAAAAAACTTTCTAAAGTATTTTTTGTATGGTAAACAAAATCTGCTTTCAAATCATTTTCTATAGTTTTTCTTATATTTGTATCTTCAAAAAATAACTCAACATCACATATAACTAAATCTAAATCTTTTTTTTTCGCTAAATTAAGCATAGCAGAAAACATATTTTCTTTTATAAAATCATCACTATCAACAAATCCAATGTATTTGCCATTTGCATGCTTAAGCCCTGTATTCCTAGCTGCACCTAACCCTTTATTTTCTTGATTTATTAACTTAATACAACTATATTTGCTAGTATATTCTTCACAAATTTTTTGTGTTGTATCTGTTGATCCATCATTTACAAGAATTATTTCATAATTTTCTATTGATTGTCTAAGCACACTATCTAAGCACTGTCTTATGTAAATTTCCACATTATATGCAGGTATTATTATACTCAAATCCAAATCTTCACATAACATAATTCTTCATTCCTTTCAATTTAAAATATAATTATGTTATTTTTGCATTGTAAATTTATAAACATCCATAACTTTTTTAGCTGTAGTTTCCCACGAGAAAAGTTTTGCCCTTTTTAAGCCCTTTCCTCTAAGCTCATTTTTTAGTTGATTATCCATACACAAAGCTTCAATCTTGCTTACAATTTCTTCTTGGTTATATGGATCAATTAAAATTGCTGCATCATCTACAACTTCTGGCAATGATGTGGTATTAGAAGTTATTACAGGAGTTCCGCATGCCATTGCTTCTATTACAGGTAAACCAAATCCTTCAAAAATTGATGGATATATAAATACATCTGCACCATTATATAGTCTTACTAAATCTTCCTCAGATACATAATCTGTTAATATAATATCATCAGATAAATTATGACTATTTAAAGTTGAAAAAATAGCATCATATTTCCAAGCTTTTTTCCCAACAATGACCAATTTGTGCTTAAAATTTATATCACTACTTTTTATCTTTACATAAGAATTAATTAATGTAACTAAGTTCTTACGTGGTTGCAAATTACCAACTGCTAAAATATAAGGAGCGTCAATTTTAAATTTTTCTTTTGCCTGCTCTACATCTTTATCTTCTAACTCTCTAAATATACCTGATGGAGCAAGATATGTAACATGCACCTTATTGTCATTCACGCCAAATTGCTTAACAATATCTTGCTTAGAATATTCAGAAACAGTTAGAATACTATCAGCTCTTTTAGCCGCATTACGTATCCATAACCTATTTCTGATTAACTCCATTGTATTAAAACATTCCGGATAATGTATAAAAGATACATCATGAATTGTAACTACTAGCTTACAATTTTTGATTATTGGTGAATAATATTGAGTATGTAAAACATCTATACTATAAGATTTAACTATTTTCGCCATTTCATATCCATATCTCTTTATTGGATTTTTATACTTGAACATGATCGTCTTTACGTTTTTTATATTCTTTGCATCTATTCTTTTCTTTTCCTCTTCACTATCAAGCAAAATAAATAACTCATCAGTATCCCCTAGATTCTTATAAATGTTATCTATTATATTTCTATAATAAGTTTCATTTCCTCCAGATCTGTCTCCTAGCACATGTGCATCAATACATACTTTCATAACGTCTATCCCTTCTCTTAATTCATCTTATTTTGCACCACTTCTTTTCTTCCAATTGAATAATAATCAATTCCACTTTCAGCAGCATCTTGTACTTTGTAACAATTTCTTCCATCAAAAATAACTGGTGTCTTCATTAGTTCTTTATATGTAGCTAGGCTAATTTGTTTGATTTCTTCCCATTCTGTGAATATAAACACTAAATCTGCATCTTTTAAAGCTTCTTTCGGAGT comes from Clostridium sp. TW13 and encodes:
- a CDS encoding glycosyltransferase family 2 protein; translated protein: MLCEDLDLSIIIPAYNVEIYIRQCLDSVLRQSIENYEIILVNDGSTDTTQKICEEYTSKYSCIKLINQENKGLGAARNTGLKHANGKYIGFVDSDDFIKENMFSAMLNLAKKKDLDLVICDVELFFEDTNIRKTIENDLKADFVYHTKNTLESFFTYNVKGFAWNKIYKRYLFDGIRYEEGKYYEDIYPMFSILTKVKTMEVIKEPLYLYRQRKNNITSGCTLKHVQDFNIAIEKVNREYKNEENFNEELLSCFNILYSSTSFDLYIRYKKFKTVDIYQDYSEVYYNVPKYTFREVICNKYADGRYKINYLLWKIRLLPILKKLRYKLK
- a CDS encoding glycosyltransferase family 4 protein; the encoded protein is MKVCIDAHVLGDRSGGNETYYRNIIDNIYKNLGDTDELFILLDSEEEKKRIDAKNIKNVKTIMFKYKNPIKRYGYEMAKIVKSYSIDVLHTQYYSPIIKNCKLVVTIHDVSFIHYPECFNTMELIRNRLWIRNAAKRADSILTVSEYSKQDIVKQFGVNDNKVHVTYLAPSGIFRELEDKDVEQAKEKFKIDAPYILAVGNLQPRKNLVTLINSYVKIKSSDINFKHKLVIVGKKAWKYDAIFSTLNSHNLSDDIILTDYVSEEDLVRLYNGADVFIYPSIFEGFGLPVIEAMACGTPVITSNTTSLPEVVDDAAILIDPYNQEEIVSKIEALCMDNQLKNELRGKGLKRAKLFSWETTAKKVMDVYKFTMQK
- a CDS encoding glycosyltransferase → MSSLAISVIVPVYNVEKYLDEMLASIYKQTFEDFNIIIVNDGSTDNSEGIIKKYVDLYKDKTIYIKQENAGVSVARNTAIPFIKGKYTLFLDPDDYIREDMFQKMYDRAERASADIVMCGYEKVYDYENNDSNRQFVHDVEEQKQYCSYEVMNRMLDLEVKGYLWNKLFITENVMKYKMHFAEGRLIQDWAPVFEQVSVANKIVFINEPLYFYRQRQNSNLHRKNIKQIEDFNVAVKTIINYIVENNIEVAESKFYSFIADSQTSQIHDYVNLGRKCNEEIYKKCEIKALKLWNIIFKIKTNKRAKIKLILFKLRLLHKAF